One Dinoroseobacter shibae DFL 12 = DSM 16493 genomic window carries:
- a CDS encoding type II toxin-antitoxin system PrlF family antitoxin: MTALAQDVSKLTDRYQTTVPAGVRKQLKLGKGDQIRYCTEPSGRVYIEPVRSDEEDPVLGAFLDFVEADIKAHPDRIRAFDGALHDRLAALVGDVDVDLDAPLSLEDE, encoded by the coding sequence ATGACAGCCCTCGCACAAGATGTCTCGAAGCTCACGGATCGGTATCAGACGACCGTGCCGGCGGGTGTGCGCAAGCAGCTCAAGCTGGGCAAGGGCGACCAGATTCGTTACTGCACCGAGCCGAGTGGCAGGGTCTATATCGAGCCCGTGCGCAGCGACGAGGAAGATCCCGTGCTAGGAGCCTTTCTCGATTTTGTCGAGGCCGATATCAAGGCGCATCCGGACCGCATTCGGGCGTTCGATGGGGCTTTGCATGACCGTCTTGCAGCACTGGTCGGAGACGTTGACGTCGATCTCGATGCGCCGCTATCGCTCGAGGATGAATGA
- a CDS encoding DUF6927 domain-containing protein — MGWLFYTDCRVKSYADEKAEIARLCTFESDRRKTELVKACKVGSTWYAAARVTSLDGTPVEGTTYITDPDGSITFGAVFLTRYDDGCWGYKDMEESAGPVESRAPLSLLALLSDLKDPDSYAHAWRQRCRDWAAIPDYEEGDKIRLAAPVTLTDGSTCQIVTATHYRRGRQKRRCYRIEETGVLVRLSRASLAGSELLSSAKGAASPVLAEFLARRN, encoded by the coding sequence ATGGGTTGGCTCTTCTACACCGATTGCCGCGTCAAATCCTACGCGGATGAGAAGGCGGAGATTGCCCGGCTCTGCACCTTTGAGAGCGACAGGCGCAAAACCGAACTGGTCAAAGCCTGCAAGGTCGGCTCGACCTGGTATGCGGCGGCAAGGGTCACTAGCCTCGACGGCACCCCTGTCGAGGGCACGACCTATATCACCGATCCTGACGGCTCGATCACCTTCGGCGCTGTCTTCCTCACCCGATACGATGACGGCTGCTGGGGCTACAAGGACATGGAAGAAAGCGCCGGCCCCGTCGAGTCCCGCGCGCCGCTCAGCCTTCTGGCGCTTCTCTCCGACCTGAAAGACCCTGACAGCTACGCCCATGCCTGGCGCCAGCGTTGCCGGGACTGGGCTGCGATCCCGGACTACGAGGAAGGCGACAAGATCAGGCTCGCGGCCCCTGTGACGCTCACCGATGGCAGCACCTGCCAGATCGTCACGGCGACCCACTACAGGCGGGGGCGGCAAAAACGCCGCTGCTACCGCATTGAGGAAACCGGCGTGCTCGTGCGGCTCTCTAGGGCCTCGCTTGCGGGCTCGGAGCTGCTCAGTTCCGCGAAAGGTGCTGCCAGCCCGGTGCTGGCGGAGTTCCTGGCGAGGCGAAATTAG
- a CDS encoding ParB/RepB/Spo0J family partition protein: MTASFAPLTVAIGDLVAHPANVRSNAPETYDPENIAHLKASIAVLGLLQPLLVQKLDGKYAVLAGGRRHAALKELIADKATKGFTAKTKVDCRLVPEDCDVTTALSLAENITQAPMNAIDEFEAFARMMEVDGQTPETIAKTFGTTVAAVKRRLRYGLIHPDIRAAARAKTITLDTMKAFAEHPSQEVQREVYEALTKEDSYLQAYTVRQALKSRGVQVSDDIGAFVREVYEARGGAIAADLLDEHSVLEDAALVETILLEKLRAAAEEARIKLGFAWADAMVRYDYATMADYGRVYPGPIEPDEAAQKRVDEITAELEKLQLEMEDEGLEDDAYNALYERVDALEDEARDLQEAYSAEDLARAGVIASWSNGQVTLHIGLVRPEDTVKEEGARRSSTNTTGEEAPDAGEITYPASLAEDLKTERAMALGAAMALHPEAALDLTLFKLVSDVLASGMSVTQAIKIEARKEYRSHAKMDEIDETSLEQVAAAHDVLDLSWLDDARSPADQFAAFRALKPGEKAKLVAYATASTTQSCFARDRQRDSLMHDFEIEVMPDIRAHWTPNATLFNRFKKAWLLKILGEDLGLAQEAVTLASSSKKEIVAFCDKLFAEPFATLTDAQRAAVASWCPPMMQTAGVAFDEAEPAAEIPEPDGEVAQAA, from the coding sequence ATGACCGCAAGCTTTGCCCCTCTCACCGTCGCCATTGGCGATCTTGTCGCCCACCCCGCCAATGTGCGCAGCAACGCACCGGAAACCTATGACCCCGAGAACATCGCGCATCTCAAGGCCAGCATCGCTGTACTGGGCCTCCTGCAACCACTCCTCGTCCAGAAGCTCGACGGCAAATACGCCGTGCTGGCGGGCGGGCGTCGTCACGCCGCGCTGAAGGAGCTGATCGCCGACAAGGCCACCAAGGGGTTCACGGCGAAAACCAAGGTCGACTGCCGCCTTGTCCCTGAGGACTGCGACGTCACCACGGCTCTGTCGCTCGCCGAGAACATCACGCAAGCGCCGATGAATGCCATCGACGAATTCGAGGCCTTCGCGCGGATGATGGAGGTCGACGGCCAGACGCCCGAAACGATCGCCAAGACCTTCGGAACGACGGTTGCCGCCGTGAAACGCCGGTTGCGCTATGGCCTGATCCACCCCGACATCCGCGCGGCTGCCCGGGCCAAGACGATCACGCTCGATACGATGAAGGCTTTTGCTGAGCATCCGAGCCAGGAGGTGCAACGCGAAGTCTATGAGGCGCTCACCAAGGAGGACAGCTACCTGCAGGCCTACACGGTGCGGCAGGCGCTCAAGTCGCGTGGTGTGCAGGTCAGTGACGATATCGGGGCATTCGTGCGTGAGGTCTATGAGGCGCGCGGCGGGGCCATTGCGGCTGACCTTCTGGACGAGCACTCGGTGCTCGAGGATGCGGCGCTGGTCGAGACTATTTTGCTCGAGAAGCTCAGGGCCGCCGCCGAGGAGGCCCGCATAAAACTGGGCTTTGCCTGGGCCGATGCGATGGTGCGCTATGATTACGCGACCATGGCCGACTATGGCCGCGTCTATCCCGGCCCGATCGAGCCGGATGAGGCTGCCCAGAAGCGCGTGGATGAGATCACCGCTGAACTTGAGAAACTGCAACTCGAGATGGAGGATGAGGGGCTCGAAGACGATGCCTACAATGCCCTTTACGAGCGCGTGGACGCTCTGGAAGACGAAGCCCGCGATCTGCAGGAGGCCTATAGCGCCGAGGACCTCGCCCGCGCCGGTGTGATTGCGTCCTGGTCGAACGGGCAGGTGACGCTCCATATCGGCCTCGTGCGCCCCGAGGACACCGTGAAAGAGGAGGGCGCGCGCCGTTCCTCGACCAACACCACCGGGGAGGAAGCCCCCGACGCTGGAGAAATCACCTATCCAGCCTCGCTTGCTGAGGACCTCAAGACCGAGCGGGCCATGGCGCTCGGGGCCGCGATGGCGCTGCATCCGGAGGCCGCGCTCGATCTGACGCTCTTCAAGCTGGTCAGTGACGTTCTGGCCAGTGGCATGAGTGTCACGCAGGCGATCAAGATCGAGGCCCGCAAGGAATACCGCAGCCATGCCAAAATGGACGAGATCGACGAGACCTCGCTTGAGCAGGTGGCGGCGGCGCATGATGTGCTCGACCTGTCGTGGCTCGATGACGCCCGCTCTCCCGCCGATCAGTTTGCGGCGTTTCGCGCGCTGAAGCCGGGCGAGAAGGCCAAGCTCGTCGCCTATGCCACGGCCAGCACCACGCAGTCCTGTTTCGCGCGGGACCGCCAGCGCGACAGCCTGATGCATGACTTCGAGATCGAAGTGATGCCCGACATTCGCGCCCATTGGACGCCGAACGCGACGCTCTTCAACCGCTTCAAGAAGGCATGGCTCCTGAAAATCCTCGGCGAAGATCTGGGTCTGGCCCAGGAGGCTGTAACGCTGGCCTCTTCGAGCAAGAAGGAGATCGTCGCCTTTTGTGACAAGCTCTTCGCCGAGCCCTTCGCCACGCTCACGGATGCGCAGCGCGCCGCCGTGGCCTCCTGGTGCCCGCCGATGATGCAGACCGCAGGTGTTGCCTTTGATGAGGCGGAGCCCGCTGCGGAAATCCCCGAGCCTGACGGTGAGGTCGCGCAAGCGGCCTGA
- a CDS encoding DUF3768 domain-containing protein has product MSMIVQPQPDSPDPSVIAAQNDAFRKLACLGVAPAQPTQGRMHVTRSLMEAGDGFMAEAVKATGAFDTFEPENDPEGWHDFGAVEIRGETVFWKIDLYEADSDFRYGAETPDNPATTMRVLTIMLARDW; this is encoded by the coding sequence ATGTCCATGATCGTTCAACCCCAGCCAGACAGTCCAGATCCGAGTGTGATCGCAGCGCAGAACGACGCGTTTCGCAAGCTCGCGTGCCTTGGAGTGGCGCCCGCGCAGCCCACCCAGGGCCGAATGCATGTCACCCGCTCGCTTATGGAGGCCGGTGACGGCTTCATGGCCGAGGCGGTGAAGGCCACCGGTGCGTTCGATACATTCGAGCCTGAGAATGATCCCGAGGGATGGCACGATTTTGGCGCGGTCGAGATCCGGGGCGAGACCGTGTTCTGGAAAATCGATCTCTATGAGGCAGATTCGGATTTCCGCTACGGGGCCGAGACCCCGGACAATCCTGCCACAACCATGCGCGTGCTGACCATCATGCTGGCGCGTGACTGGTAG
- a CDS encoding DUF6330 family protein, with protein MSRKEPKTLRVACFNDGRRKIISFKRGAYWWSASEGAYPLSAALESITDQGGWIETIPNPNYRPKGLFG; from the coding sequence ATGTCACGTAAAGAACCCAAGACGCTGCGGGTGGCCTGCTTCAACGACGGCCGCCGCAAGATCATCTCCTTCAAACGCGGTGCCTATTGGTGGAGCGCGTCTGAGGGCGCGTATCCGCTCTCGGCAGCGCTCGAGAGCATCACGGACCAGGGCGGCTGGATCGAAACCATCCCCAACCCGAATTACAGACCCAAGGGGCTGTTCGGGTAG
- a CDS encoding ArdC family protein has product MARSRTPKFDASEVITNEIIRIIERGVLPWRKPWTAGGSSRPLRVGGEPYQGVNNFLLTMRTVMAGHSSPFWMTLPQANALDAKVRKGEKSSVVVYYGQSRKDAGGEDDRSDGDDHSEEARIFRFQKSYRVFNACQIEGLPDSFFPDPEPVPEHPPSEPIPHMQAFFDAIDITTVFTGTEAYYLPPVDKVYMPSITRFENPRNFYGVWAHELAHATKAPHRLNRDFGLSKFGNTSYAREEIVAELTSVFLGQTLGFTAHTLEMNAAYLHNWLRVLRSDKGAIFKHAADAQRACDYLIARSEAGRAGRSAEAA; this is encoded by the coding sequence ATGGCCCGATCCCGCACGCCCAAATTCGATGCCTCCGAGGTCATCACGAACGAAATCATCCGCATCATCGAGCGCGGCGTCCTGCCGTGGCGCAAGCCCTGGACCGCAGGTGGCAGTTCTCGCCCCCTGCGCGTGGGCGGGGAACCCTACCAGGGGGTCAACAACTTCCTGCTGACCATGCGCACCGTCATGGCGGGCCATAGCTCGCCCTTCTGGATGACGCTGCCGCAGGCCAATGCGTTGGACGCGAAGGTGCGCAAGGGCGAGAAGTCCTCTGTCGTAGTCTACTACGGTCAAAGCCGGAAAGACGCCGGCGGCGAGGACGACCGCAGCGACGGCGATGATCACTCCGAGGAAGCCCGTATCTTCCGCTTCCAGAAATCCTACCGCGTGTTCAATGCCTGCCAGATCGAGGGCTTACCCGACAGCTTCTTCCCAGACCCGGAGCCGGTGCCCGAGCACCCGCCGTCCGAACCCATCCCGCACATGCAGGCGTTTTTCGACGCCATCGACATCACGACCGTCTTTACCGGCACGGAAGCCTACTACCTGCCACCCGTGGACAAGGTTTACATGCCGTCCATCACGCGGTTCGAGAATCCGCGGAACTTCTACGGGGTCTGGGCCCATGAGCTGGCCCATGCCACGAAAGCTCCCCATCGGCTGAACCGCGATTTCGGGCTCTCGAAGTTTGGCAACACCTCTTACGCGCGCGAGGAGATCGTGGCCGAGCTGACCTCCGTGTTCCTAGGGCAAACGCTCGGCTTCACGGCCCATACGCTCGAGATGAATGCTGCCTACCTCCACAACTGGTTGCGCGTTCTTCGGTCGGACAAGGGTGCGATCTTCAAGCACGCCGCGGATGCGCAGCGCGCCTGTGATTACCTGATCGCACGGTCAGAGGCGGGCAGGGCAGGGCGCAGCGCCGAGGCTGCTTGA
- a CDS encoding Fic family protein → MLETPARIEPCFFEEHIPTELADLSVDIQRETTGLGQGLHPDSAAELADLVRVMNCYYSNLIEGHNTRPRDIERALAGAELEEETRPLALEARAHVIVQRAIDEMHRKGTLPRPTSVEFLTWVHKSFYDEMPEEFRVIEHPDGTQEPIVPGRMRQDDDREVAVGRHLPPSSSRVAAFMDHFDKRFQIAARSSSGRIIAIASAHHRLNYIHPFPDGNGRVSRLMSHAMALTAGIGGQGLWSVSRGLARGLTDRGEYKRMMDLADSPRRGDRDGRGNLSEAALKTFSEWFLKVTLDQITFSARLFDLGGLDQRYRRLVADTIDDKRAPELISAVLRHGALERGDAQIVLKTSERTARNTLSKLTAAGYLTSASPKTPVRLAFPLDYRERLFPNLFGDGDMPV, encoded by the coding sequence ATGCTGGAAACACCCGCCAGGATCGAACCCTGCTTCTTCGAGGAGCATATTCCCACAGAACTGGCAGACCTTTCGGTCGACATCCAGAGGGAAACCACCGGGCTGGGACAAGGGTTGCATCCTGACAGCGCAGCCGAACTTGCCGATCTCGTCCGTGTGATGAACTGCTACTACTCCAACCTGATCGAAGGACACAACACGCGCCCCCGCGACATCGAAAGGGCGCTGGCTGGTGCCGAGCTTGAGGAAGAAACCCGTCCCCTCGCCCTTGAGGCCCGGGCGCACGTCATCGTTCAACGGGCCATCGACGAGATGCATCGCAAGGGCACCCTGCCCCGCCCCACATCCGTCGAATTCCTGACTTGGGTCCATAAGAGCTTCTACGACGAGATGCCGGAAGAGTTTCGGGTCATCGAACATCCCGACGGCACACAAGAGCCCATCGTTCCGGGACGCATGCGGCAGGATGATGATCGGGAAGTTGCGGTCGGGCGCCACCTACCTCCTTCATCGTCGCGCGTCGCGGCATTCATGGACCATTTCGACAAACGATTTCAGATTGCGGCGCGGTCTTCGAGCGGACGGATCATCGCGATCGCCTCTGCGCATCACCGGCTCAACTACATCCACCCTTTCCCGGATGGTAACGGCCGTGTCAGCAGACTGATGTCTCATGCCATGGCCCTCACAGCGGGGATTGGTGGCCAAGGGCTCTGGTCCGTATCACGTGGGCTGGCCCGCGGGCTAACCGATCGGGGCGAGTACAAACGGATGATGGATCTGGCCGACAGTCCACGCCGCGGAGACCGCGACGGACGGGGGAACCTGTCAGAAGCGGCACTGAAGACGTTTAGTGAATGGTTCCTAAAGGTGACGCTCGACCAGATCACCTTCTCAGCAAGATTGTTCGATCTCGGCGGACTAGACCAACGGTATCGTCGTCTTGTTGCAGATACCATCGATGACAAGCGAGCGCCGGAACTAATCTCGGCGGTTCTTCGGCATGGGGCACTGGAACGAGGCGATGCGCAGATTGTGCTCAAGACGTCCGAGCGTACTGCTCGCAACACGCTGAGTAAGCTGACCGCCGCCGGATACCTGACGTCCGCCTCGCCGAAGACGCCGGTTCGGTTGGCGTTTCCGTTGGATTATCGAGAGCGGCTCTTTCCAAACCTCTTTGGAGACGGTGACATGCCCGTGTGA
- the repC gene encoding plasmid replication protein RepC has product MDYTPVTPFRRTIDAAILKHQAATQEDLPPAGANKWEVLRELAAARVAFGLSDRDLTVLQALVSFHQATILGGNDSELIVHPSNKAICERLNGMPCSTMRRHLSNLVQTGFVVRRDSPNGKRYARRYGDEKVAFGFDLSPLVRRFQEVCEAAETVRAAEERYKRLRATVSLMRRDLAGLAEYGRSLRPDQGVWDQFSDLAALMARDLRRKLEMEDLRRIEDALGSALDHARSLLDGCETENMSTNDAVSEQHYQNSNKDSYDLEPRLEKARGGGAVRETPEVANSHLCSEDEGNSTATIDDQLMPNIPLGLVLASCQEFKAYSEQPVRHWHDLVRVADVVRPMMGISPSAWDEAKRYMGPEEASVVIVAMLERFADIRSPGGYLRTLSSKAAIGEFSCGPMIMALMRRDAA; this is encoded by the coding sequence ATGGACTACACGCCCGTAACGCCGTTCCGGCGAACGATAGATGCTGCCATCCTGAAACATCAGGCAGCGACCCAAGAAGACCTGCCCCCAGCCGGCGCCAACAAGTGGGAGGTCCTGAGGGAGCTCGCTGCCGCTCGAGTCGCGTTCGGCTTGTCCGATCGGGATTTGACGGTGCTTCAGGCGCTGGTCAGCTTTCACCAAGCGACAATTCTCGGAGGCAATGACAGCGAATTGATTGTACATCCGTCCAACAAGGCGATTTGCGAGCGCCTGAACGGCATGCCCTGCTCGACGATGCGGCGCCACCTCTCCAACCTTGTGCAGACTGGCTTTGTTGTCCGGCGCGATAGCCCCAATGGGAAGCGCTATGCCCGCCGCTACGGCGACGAAAAGGTTGCGTTTGGGTTCGACCTCTCTCCGCTCGTTCGACGCTTCCAGGAAGTTTGTGAGGCTGCTGAGACCGTCCGGGCCGCAGAAGAGCGGTACAAGCGCCTACGTGCCACTGTGAGCCTCATGCGGCGTGACCTCGCAGGGCTGGCCGAGTACGGGCGCTCACTTCGTCCGGATCAGGGCGTCTGGGACCAATTCTCTGATCTTGCGGCCCTAATGGCCCGAGATCTTCGCAGAAAACTCGAAATGGAAGACCTTAGGCGCATCGAAGACGCTTTGGGGTCAGCTTTAGATCACGCCCGAAGCCTTCTGGATGGCTGTGAAACAGAAAATATGAGCACCAATGATGCTGTTTCTGAGCAGCATTATCAGAATTCAAATAAAGACTCTTATGATCTTGAACCTCGCTTAGAAAAAGCGCGGGGCGGAGGCGCTGTGCGCGAAACTCCAGAAGTTGCCAATAGTCATCTGTGTTCTGAAGATGAGGGCAACTCAACGGCAACTATTGACGATCAACTGATGCCGAACATACCGCTTGGTCTCGTCCTCGCTTCCTGTCAGGAATTCAAAGCGTATTCCGAGCAGCCCGTGCGCCACTGGCACGATCTGGTCCGGGTGGCTGATGTGGTCAGGCCCATGATGGGTATTTCCCCGTCCGCGTGGGACGAGGCGAAACGCTATATGGGTCCCGAAGAAGCGTCTGTTGTGATCGTTGCAATGCTTGAACGGTTTGCGGATATCCGATCACCTGGAGGCTACTTGAGAACCCTATCTTCAAAGGCAGCAATTGGGGAGTTCTCCTGCGGTCCGATGATCATGGCCTTGATGCGGCGGGATGCTGCATGA
- the repB gene encoding plasmid partitioning protein RepB, whose amino-acid sequence MTSGKKKRMSMLDSLAAAGAPSPAPQTGAVTPMMTSNRALRSARDAVDSHHVWELDPASIEDGRMADRLDPADVLDLRDAIEANGQTVPILVRRAPGEDDRYLLVYGRRRLEAIRQSDKVTKVRALVTNLDDDSALRAQISENMGRRDLSFIEKALFAKDLVSSGFGNQSQVAEILTVTKSSISMAIAIADMVGPDLVRAIGAAHGIGRPRWESLGRAIDENGLDCEDLIGIAKEARENAETSMVVDDVASTNDPSIQAFLAVEKAVTKAIKPAKSPSPAPPSSVPLKIGGKRGGTVKRTAKGLSIELAGGDFADWVETQVHDMIEDLHERWKQRSED is encoded by the coding sequence ATGACCAGTGGCAAGAAGAAGCGCATGTCAATGCTGGACAGTCTCGCGGCAGCTGGGGCCCCCTCCCCTGCCCCTCAGACAGGTGCTGTGACACCGATGATGACCTCGAATCGCGCCCTTCGGTCCGCCCGCGACGCGGTCGATTCCCATCATGTTTGGGAACTGGACCCGGCGAGCATCGAAGACGGGCGTATGGCGGACCGGCTTGACCCGGCCGATGTACTGGATTTGCGCGATGCGATTGAGGCGAACGGTCAGACTGTTCCGATCCTCGTGCGACGTGCGCCGGGTGAAGATGATCGCTACCTTTTGGTCTATGGGCGACGCAGGCTGGAGGCGATCCGTCAGTCCGATAAGGTTACCAAGGTTCGCGCGTTAGTCACCAACCTGGATGACGACAGCGCTCTGCGTGCTCAGATTTCGGAGAACATGGGGCGGCGCGATTTGTCTTTTATTGAAAAGGCCCTGTTCGCAAAGGACCTTGTGTCGTCCGGCTTCGGAAATCAATCTCAGGTTGCAGAAATTCTTACCGTCACGAAGTCGTCCATATCTATGGCGATCGCGATCGCGGACATGGTCGGGCCGGATCTGGTACGCGCCATTGGCGCCGCCCATGGCATTGGCCGACCCCGATGGGAATCCCTTGGTCGGGCCATCGACGAAAATGGTCTGGACTGCGAGGACCTTATCGGGATCGCGAAAGAGGCACGTGAAAATGCCGAGACCTCCATGGTGGTGGATGACGTTGCCTCTACCAATGACCCGTCCATCCAAGCGTTCCTGGCCGTAGAAAAGGCTGTGACCAAGGCGATTAAACCGGCCAAGTCGCCCTCCCCTGCCCCACCTTCCAGCGTCCCGCTGAAGATCGGCGGCAAACGCGGCGGCACGGTCAAACGCACTGCCAAGGGCCTATCGATCGAGTTGGCGGGTGGAGACTTCGCCGATTGGGTCGAGACGCAAGTGCATGACATGATTGAAGACCTTCACGAACGCTGGAAGCAGCGGTCGGAAGACTGA
- the repA gene encoding plasmid partitioning protein RepA, which yields MDNTFVHEDLNAVIRQHSEWLANQLHSQRESLFPPDAEKTMRKFTSGEAAALLGVNDSYLRKLNLDGKGPSPELTAGNRRLYSAQDIQALRVLLEKTARKPGDYVPGRRERDHLQVIGVMNFKGGSGKTTTSAHLAQRLALRGYRVLGIDLDPQASFTALHGVQPELDLEDGGTLYDAIRYEDPEPIRSVIRKTYIPNLDLIPGNLELMEFEHDTPRALAQGNAGLFFFRVKEALAQVDEDYDVVVIDCPPQLGFLTMSALSAATGVLVTIHPEMLDVMSMSQFLRMTADLMDVIAESGADMSHDWMRYVLTRYEPQDAPQNRIVAFLRTMYGEAVLNSPMLKSTAISDAGLTKQTLYEVERSAFTRSTYDRAIESLNTLNDEIADLIQKTWGRT from the coding sequence ATGGATAATACCTTTGTGCATGAGGATCTCAACGCGGTGATCCGCCAGCATTCGGAATGGCTGGCGAACCAGTTGCATTCGCAACGTGAGAGCCTGTTTCCACCCGATGCCGAGAAGACCATGCGCAAATTCACCTCTGGTGAGGCTGCGGCGCTGCTCGGCGTAAACGATTCCTATCTTCGCAAACTCAACTTGGATGGCAAAGGGCCTTCTCCCGAGCTTACCGCCGGCAACCGTCGTCTTTACTCGGCGCAGGATATCCAGGCGCTGCGTGTACTCCTTGAAAAAACCGCTCGCAAGCCGGGCGATTACGTTCCCGGACGACGAGAACGTGATCATCTTCAGGTCATCGGCGTGATGAATTTCAAGGGCGGGTCCGGAAAAACAACAACCTCTGCCCATCTCGCCCAACGGCTTGCCCTGCGCGGATATCGTGTGCTGGGCATTGATCTTGACCCACAAGCTTCCTTCACCGCGCTGCACGGCGTTCAGCCGGAATTGGACCTCGAAGATGGCGGCACTCTCTACGATGCGATCCGCTATGAGGACCCGGAGCCGATCCGGTCGGTCATCCGCAAGACCTATATCCCCAATTTGGACTTGATCCCCGGCAACCTCGAACTGATGGAGTTCGAGCACGACACCCCGCGCGCGCTGGCGCAGGGCAATGCCGGACTTTTCTTCTTCCGCGTGAAGGAGGCGCTGGCCCAGGTCGATGAGGACTACGACGTGGTCGTCATAGATTGCCCTCCGCAGCTTGGCTTTCTGACCATGTCCGCCCTGTCCGCGGCCACGGGCGTTCTGGTGACCATCCATCCAGAGATGCTCGATGTGATGTCCATGTCGCAATTCCTCCGCATGACAGCCGACCTCATGGACGTGATCGCCGAGAGCGGCGCTGACATGTCTCATGACTGGATGCGCTATGTTTTGACCCGCTACGAGCCGCAGGATGCGCCGCAGAACCGCATCGTGGCTTTCCTGCGAACAATGTACGGCGAAGCCGTGCTGAATTCGCCCATGTTGAAGTCCACAGCCATCTCAGATGCGGGCCTGACCAAGCAGACACTTTATGAAGTGGAACGCAGCGCGTTCACGCGTTCCACCTATGATCGCGCGATTGAGAGCCTGAATACGCTGAATGACGAGATCGCCGACCTAATCCAGAAAACCTGGGGGCGCACATGA
- a CDS encoding AbrB/MazE/SpoVT family DNA-binding domain-containing protein, which translates to MQVAKWGNSLAVRLPADLVRELGLKEGDQVDLVKDDGTILVRRQPRADEVLQGLRRFRRKLPKDARLSRDAAHER; encoded by the coding sequence ATGCAAGTTGCCAAATGGGGAAACTCCCTTGCCGTCCGGCTACCCGCGGATCTTGTGAGGGAACTCGGCTTAAAGGAAGGCGATCAGGTCGACCTGGTAAAGGACGATGGAACCATTCTTGTGAGACGCCAACCTCGCGCCGATGAAGTTCTACAAGGGCTGAGGCGGTTTCGCAGAAAACTGCCCAAGGATGCGCGTCTAAGCCGCGACGCCGCGCATGAGCGCTGA
- a CDS encoding PIN domain-containing protein, with protein sequence MSAEFADTNVVLYLLDDGPKAERAEEILGQGPRISVQVLNEAMVNCRRKAGLSWEDTGAFLEGITSVCPVEGLTVQTHQVGRALAEKYQLSVYDAMIVSAALIAGCTTLWTEDMHDGLLVEDRLRIVNPFA encoded by the coding sequence ATGAGCGCTGAATTCGCAGACACGAATGTTGTGCTCTACCTGCTCGACGATGGTCCAAAGGCTGAGAGGGCGGAGGAAATTCTGGGGCAGGGACCCCGGATCAGCGTTCAGGTCCTGAACGAAGCGATGGTCAATTGCCGACGGAAAGCTGGGCTCAGTTGGGAAGATACCGGAGCGTTTCTTGAGGGTATTACGTCCGTATGCCCTGTCGAGGGCCTAACGGTTCAAACCCATCAAGTCGGTCGCGCGTTGGCAGAGAAGTACCAGTTATCGGTCTATGACGCGATGATCGTGTCTGCCGCGCTGATCGCTGGGTGCACGACTTTGTGGACTGAGGACATGCACGACGGATTGCTGGTCGAGGATCGGCTGCGCATCGTCAATCCATTTGCCTGA